In one Parageobacillus genomosp. 1 genomic region, the following are encoded:
- a CDS encoding methyl-accepting chemotaxis protein — MTIRKKLWLHSFLSLIAAMLLMGFIIVNMLSIQATNKNIVPVLLTVERLEASMKSAKQSLNNAAYNMTEGNKQEVLAQIETTEKLINKLEKSLKQKEFLALLAKAKQKFADVHTESLAALDHRNASEARRQAMRIEGAINDIYTLQLYTNDYYNELQRDLQGQIHFVIWTAVIGSIALIMLSGAISLRLTRSITNPLKRLANNAAEIAGGNLLVARIDYKHNDELGALNVAFHTMVEELKRLLRSVEVASQQVETFAKEIEADNQMLTEINRQVAVSTNELSAGAQSISEELQQAVQQIEKMDDTFAKTAERTKQTAHYSKAAVEAIQHGQQAIERQLHAIRESNAAMLSIEEATNKFASYAANIEQMAKAVSDIAEQTNLLALNAAIEAARAGEAGKGFAVVADEVRKLAEQSAQATKQIFETISLIKHGIASVSAVVAQGVKIAEQQSQSIETTTKAFAEIEDKVAGISADIQALVDDVSMSKQLEEKVLQNVESISAVVEQSAAGSEEIAASMAEQLTAFEKMVEKVTKLRQLTDELHEVMAKFRME; from the coding sequence ATGACAATTCGCAAAAAATTATGGCTTCATTCGTTTCTTTCGCTTATTGCCGCGATGCTCCTAATGGGGTTCATTATCGTCAATATGTTGTCGATTCAGGCAACGAATAAAAATATCGTGCCGGTGTTGCTGACGGTCGAACGGCTCGAAGCAAGCATGAAATCGGCAAAGCAAAGCTTAAACAACGCCGCTTACAACATGACGGAAGGAAATAAGCAGGAAGTGCTGGCGCAAATCGAAACGACAGAAAAGTTGATTAACAAATTAGAAAAATCGTTGAAACAAAAGGAATTTCTCGCTCTATTAGCGAAAGCGAAACAAAAATTCGCCGATGTGCACACCGAGTCGCTCGCCGCGCTTGACCACCGCAACGCATCAGAGGCAAGACGGCAGGCGATGCGGATTGAAGGTGCGATTAATGACATCTATACGCTGCAATTGTATACAAACGATTACTACAACGAACTTCAGCGCGATTTGCAGGGGCAAATTCATTTTGTCATTTGGACGGCGGTCATCGGCAGCATTGCCCTTATCATGCTGTCAGGAGCGATAAGCCTGCGTCTGACGCGCTCGATTACGAATCCGCTCAAGCGGCTTGCCAACAACGCGGCTGAAATTGCAGGGGGCAATTTGCTCGTCGCGCGCATTGATTATAAACACAACGATGAGCTAGGTGCATTAAATGTGGCATTTCATACAATGGTCGAGGAGTTGAAGCGGCTGCTTCGCTCGGTAGAGGTGGCTAGCCAACAAGTCGAAACGTTTGCCAAAGAAATTGAAGCAGACAACCAAATGCTCACCGAGATTAACCGGCAAGTCGCGGTATCAACGAATGAACTGTCCGCGGGGGCGCAAAGCATCTCTGAAGAATTACAGCAAGCAGTACAGCAGATTGAAAAAATGGATGATACGTTTGCCAAAACAGCGGAGCGAACCAAGCAGACAGCACATTACAGCAAAGCGGCGGTCGAAGCAATTCAACATGGCCAGCAGGCAATAGAAAGGCAACTGCACGCTATCCGAGAAAGCAATGCAGCGATGTTGTCCATTGAAGAAGCAACGAATAAGTTTGCCAGCTATGCTGCTAACATTGAACAAATGGCAAAAGCGGTATCGGATATTGCGGAGCAAACGAATTTGCTGGCGTTAAACGCGGCGATTGAAGCCGCAAGAGCGGGAGAAGCGGGGAAAGGATTTGCCGTTGTCGCCGACGAAGTGCGCAAGTTGGCCGAGCAATCCGCGCAGGCGACAAAGCAAATTTTTGAAACGATTTCGCTGATTAAGCATGGCATTGCCTCGGTTTCCGCAGTTGTCGCCCAAGGAGTAAAAATCGCCGAGCAGCAATCGCAGTCGATTGAAACAACGACAAAGGCGTTTGCTGAAATCGAGGACAAAGTTGCTGGGATCTCCGCCGATATTCAAGCGCTTGTCGATGATGTTAGCATGTCGAAACAATTAGAAGAGAAAGTATTGCAAAATGTGGAAAGCATTAGCGCCGTCGTCGAACAGTCGGCGGCCGGCAGCGAAGAGATCGCCGCTTCGATGGCGGAACAGCTGACGGCGTTTGAAAAAATGGTGGAGAAAGTGACGAAACTGAGACAATTGACCGATGAGCTGCATGAGGTGATGGCGAAGTTTCGGATGGAATGA
- a CDS encoding DUF3941 domain-containing protein, with the protein MSRTSDNDKKALDNNAKRHEKNMLREKNRQAGKFAYSKKTDHL; encoded by the coding sequence ATGTCCCGTACAAGCGATAACGATAAAAAAGCGCTTGACAACAACGCGAAACGCCATGAGAAAAACATGCTGCGCGAAAAAAACCGCCAGGCGGGGAAATTTGCGTATTCGAAGAAGACGGATCATTTGTAA
- a CDS encoding DegV family protein, with product MSIQIITDSGCDLPYSYLQKHNIAFLPLLVHFNGEEYEDFITIEPKQVYDAMRNGQIVKTAQANPLKMKELFTQYAKENRPCLYIAFSSQLSGTYQTAMAIRNELLEKYPEFQLTIIDSKCASLGQGLAVMKAAELAEKGTPYNLLCETIASYCRHMEHIFTVDNLEYLARGGRISKASAMVGGLLNIKPLLHVEDGKLIPLEKLRGRKKVLKRMVEIIGERGDDLQKQVIGISHGDDEEAALELKQLIEKTHGCTRFFISEIGGAIGAHAGPGTLALFFLNKYIEE from the coding sequence GTGTCAATTCAAATTATTACGGACAGTGGCTGTGATCTTCCATATTCTTATTTGCAGAAGCACAACATCGCATTTTTGCCGCTTCTTGTCCATTTCAATGGCGAAGAATACGAAGACTTTATCACCATCGAACCAAAACAAGTATATGACGCGATGCGAAACGGACAAATCGTGAAAACCGCGCAAGCGAATCCGCTGAAAATGAAAGAGTTGTTTACGCAATATGCGAAAGAAAACCGCCCTTGCCTATATATCGCGTTTTCCTCGCAATTGTCGGGTACATATCAAACCGCGATGGCGATTCGCAATGAATTGCTCGAGAAATATCCTGAGTTTCAGCTCACGATCATCGATTCGAAGTGCGCTTCGCTTGGACAAGGACTGGCGGTGATGAAAGCGGCGGAACTAGCAGAAAAAGGAACGCCGTACAACTTATTATGCGAAACAATTGCTTCTTACTGCCGCCATATGGAACATATTTTTACGGTCGATAATCTTGAGTACCTGGCGCGCGGCGGGCGAATCAGCAAAGCATCAGCAATGGTTGGCGGCCTTTTGAACATTAAGCCGCTTCTCCATGTCGAAGACGGCAAACTCATTCCGCTTGAGAAATTACGCGGCCGCAAAAAAGTGTTAAAGCGCATGGTCGAAATCATTGGCGAACGCGGCGATGATCTGCAAAAACAAGTGATCGGCATCAGCCACGGCGACGACGAAGAAGCGGCATTGGAGTTGAAACAGCTCATTGAAAAAACACATGGTTGCACGCGCTTCTTTATCTCTGAAATCGGCGGCGCGATCGGCGCACACGCCGGTCCGGGCACATTGGCGCTCTTTTTCTTGAACAAATATATCGAAGAATAA
- a CDS encoding DUF3813 domain-containing protein gives MGNRLFQEARKAVMQAKQAASGQADIDLDRAIAIAKNALSSAYAHSNTAEKAQLRQFQEELDQLTQ, from the coding sequence ATGGGCAACCGATTGTTTCAAGAAGCGCGCAAAGCGGTGATGCAGGCGAAACAGGCGGCAAGCGGCCAAGCCGATATAGACCTAGACCGCGCGATTGCCATCGCCAAAAACGCCTTATCGTCGGCCTACGCGCATTCCAATACGGCGGAAAAAGCGCAGTTGCGTCAATTTCAAGAAGAGCTCGATCAGCTCACGCAATAA
- a CDS encoding Cof-type HAD-IIB family hydrolase, which produces MERYLIALDLDGTLLKDDKTISPFTKEMILRAKEEGHLVVIATGRPYRASKMYYEELGLTTPIVNFNGAFVHHPRDHSWGIRHFPLPLPTVKDIIEFSETYAIKNILAEVMDDVYFHEHDEVLLDIVRLGNPTIEIGDLRYALKDDPTSILIHTDKQHIEQIQTYLSDVHANVLHHRRWNEPWHIIEIVRSGVHKAFGLKQIADYFHIPKERVIAFGDEDNDLEMIEWAGHGIAMGNAIEPLKQIANDVTATNEEDGIGVYLKSMLKL; this is translated from the coding sequence ATGGAACGATATTTAATTGCCTTAGATTTAGACGGTACATTGCTAAAAGATGACAAAACGATTTCTCCATTTACAAAGGAAATGATTTTGCGCGCCAAAGAAGAAGGACATCTTGTCGTGATCGCCACAGGAAGACCGTACCGCGCCAGTAAAATGTATTACGAAGAGCTTGGACTGACAACACCAATCGTTAACTTCAACGGCGCATTCGTGCATCATCCCCGCGACCATTCTTGGGGAATCCGCCATTTTCCACTCCCGCTCCCAACAGTGAAAGACATTATCGAATTCAGCGAAACGTACGCGATTAAAAACATTTTGGCCGAAGTGATGGATGACGTATACTTTCATGAACATGATGAAGTGCTGCTTGATATTGTCCGACTTGGCAACCCGACCATCGAAATCGGTGACTTGCGCTATGCATTAAAAGATGACCCAACGAGCATCCTTATTCATACGGACAAACAACATATCGAACAAATTCAAACGTATTTATCAGATGTGCATGCGAACGTATTGCACCACAGACGCTGGAATGAGCCTTGGCATATCATTGAGATTGTCCGCAGCGGTGTCCATAAAGCGTTTGGCCTGAAACAAATCGCTGATTATTTCCATATTCCAAAGGAGCGGGTCATCGCATTTGGCGACGAAGATAACGATTTAGAGATGATCGAATGGGCAGGTCATGGCATCGCAATGGGCAACGCCATTGAGCCGCTGAAACAAATCGCTAATGATGTAACGGCCACCAATGAGGAAGACGGCATCGGCGTATATTTAAAATCGATGTTAAAGCTGTAA
- the yjfP gene encoding esterase: MVIIEKEEIAQIPVLHVVQNKKREERLPLILFIHGFTSAKEHNLHFGYLLAEAGYRVILPDALYHGEREQALTETQLQLAFWNIVTRTITEIKQIKEELELRKLIQPDRVGLAGTSMGGIVTFGALAVYPWIKAAVSLMGNPMYEAFFDALIETGKKMGVTIPLSDEQLKQEKVQLMKYDLSKQPEKLANRPLLIWHGKCDQVVPYSYTYEFYEQIKPLYQGKEENLKFISDDTAGHKVTREAFLETVKWFIKHV; the protein is encoded by the coding sequence ATGGTCATTATTGAAAAAGAGGAGATCGCCCAAATACCTGTATTGCACGTTGTTCAAAATAAGAAAAGGGAGGAACGGCTGCCGCTCATTTTATTTATTCACGGATTTACGAGCGCCAAGGAACATAATTTGCACTTTGGCTATTTGCTTGCCGAGGCGGGATACCGCGTGATTTTGCCGGATGCGCTGTATCATGGCGAAAGAGAACAAGCGTTGACCGAGACTCAGTTGCAATTGGCGTTTTGGAATATTGTGACACGTACCATTACGGAAATTAAGCAAATCAAAGAAGAATTAGAACTTCGCAAGCTCATTCAGCCGGACCGGGTAGGGCTTGCCGGTACCTCAATGGGCGGAATTGTCACATTTGGTGCGCTTGCCGTGTATCCATGGATTAAAGCGGCCGTTTCACTGATGGGAAATCCAATGTATGAAGCGTTTTTTGACGCCTTAATTGAAACAGGCAAAAAAATGGGAGTGACGATTCCGCTTTCCGATGAACAACTGAAGCAGGAAAAGGTGCAATTAATGAAATACGACCTTTCCAAACAGCCGGAGAAATTAGCCAATCGCCCGCTTCTCATTTGGCATGGAAAGTGTGACCAAGTTGTGCCTTATTCTTATACATATGAGTTTTATGAGCAGATAAAACCACTTTATCAAGGGAAAGAAGAAAATTTAAAATTTATTTCCGACGATACGGCTGGGCATAAAGTGACAAGGGAAGCGTTTTTAGAAACGGTGAAGTGGTTTATAAAACATGTGTAA
- a CDS encoding metal-sulfur cluster assembly factor, with protein MDIRELVLEQLRTVIDPELGINVVDLGLIYDLQINDGNIYILMTLTTPGCPLHDSIVGGVKRALEHIDGIRDVQVQITWNPPWTPDRMSEEALRQLSGF; from the coding sequence ATGGATATTCGTGAATTAGTACTTGAACAACTGCGAACAGTGATTGACCCTGAATTAGGGATCAATGTCGTTGATTTAGGATTAATTTATGATTTGCAAATTAACGATGGCAACATATATATTTTAATGACGCTTACGACACCGGGATGTCCGCTGCACGACTCGATCGTCGGCGGTGTGAAACGGGCGTTGGAACATATCGACGGAATCCGCGATGTACAAGTGCAAATTACATGGAACCCGCCGTGGACGCCGGATCGAATGAGCGAAGAAGCGTTGCGGCAATTAAGTGGTTTTTAA
- a CDS encoding DUF2249 domain-containing protein encodes MILDNRGLEPPQPMMRTLAALGKLQPGETLTIINDRRPMFLYEQLDELGYKYETVEREDGSFQITITKG; translated from the coding sequence ATGATTCTTGATAATCGCGGACTAGAGCCGCCGCAGCCAATGATGAGAACATTGGCGGCGTTAGGGAAACTGCAGCCGGGGGAAACGTTAACCATCATTAACGACCGCCGCCCGATGTTTTTATACGAACAGCTTGACGAACTTGGCTATAAATATGAAACAGTGGAGCGGGAAGACGGCAGCTTTCAAATTACGATTACAAAAGGATGA
- a CDS encoding DUF2249 domain-containing protein, with amino-acid sequence MVGTIVELDVREDLQKKIEPFEKIMNAIKPLQPGDIFILHAPFKPIPLFPIMKAKGFSYEAEQIEKKHWKVTFVKQG; translated from the coding sequence ATGGTGGGAACGATCGTAGAGTTAGATGTTCGTGAGGATTTACAAAAGAAAATCGAACCGTTTGAAAAAATTATGAATGCCATTAAGCCGCTGCAGCCCGGAGACATCTTTATTTTGCATGCGCCATTTAAACCGATCCCGCTGTTTCCGATTATGAAAGCAAAAGGATTTTCGTATGAAGCGGAACAGATCGAGAAAAAACATTGGAAAGTTACGTTCGTCAAACAGGGGTGA
- a CDS encoding Crp/Fnr family transcriptional regulator yields the protein MTNDWMKERLKNVPLFRELSDHELESLVSISHVRVYKPRTFVFMQGDPLERVYFIHSGTVKIYKTDMSGKEQIVSILQTGEMFPHTGFFLKGTYPAHAEVIDEATLIVIPIADFEQTLICYPELCIKLFRVMGEKIVDLQNRLEEQILHNTYEQIIMLLLRLTKTNAVRQGKLYLLTAHVTNRELANMIGTSRETVSRTLSQLKRKGLIDINEDGFYLIDKEGLEKEIFF from the coding sequence ATGACGAATGATTGGATGAAAGAGAGACTAAAAAATGTTCCGCTTTTTCGCGAGTTATCCGATCATGAACTGGAATCACTCGTATCGATTTCCCATGTACGCGTTTATAAACCACGGACATTTGTTTTTATGCAAGGGGATCCGTTAGAACGCGTCTATTTCATCCATTCCGGAACGGTAAAAATTTATAAAACCGATATGAGCGGAAAAGAACAAATTGTTTCGATTTTGCAGACAGGTGAAATGTTTCCGCATACCGGTTTTTTCTTAAAAGGTACGTACCCTGCGCACGCGGAAGTCATCGACGAAGCAACGTTAATTGTGATTCCAATCGCGGACTTCGAACAAACGTTAATTTGCTATCCAGAGTTATGCATTAAATTATTTCGCGTCATGGGCGAAAAAATCGTTGACTTGCAAAATCGTTTAGAAGAACAAATTCTCCATAACACGTATGAACAAATTATTATGCTTCTGTTGCGCTTAACGAAAACAAATGCGGTGCGTCAAGGAAAGCTTTACCTTTTGACTGCTCATGTGACGAACCGAGAGCTTGCCAATATGATCGGCACCTCACGGGAAACAGTAAGCCGAACGCTCAGTCAATTAAAACGAAAAGGATTGATCGATATTAATGAAGATGGATTTTACCTTATTGATAAAGAAGGATTAGAAAAAGAAATCTTTTTCTAA
- a CDS encoding nitric-oxide reductase large subunit produces MEVNPSVRPSLRPERRTQNSFLKSILVFTILISFTVLLVGGYWIFKEMAPRPKEVRSESGKVLMTKETIIGGQAVFQKYGLMDYGTVLGHGSYMGPDYTAEALKIYTEGMQEYKAKELYDKPFSQLSKDEKTIIRNKVIKEMRKNRYNPVTDVLVLTDAQVYGLEKVRDYYRDVFTNGDGWGLQKGLIKESDMPKTHRAWVADSDQIRQIADFFFWTAWLSSTPRIGDHITYTNNWPYYEDAGNTMSFSAMWWSGASVTILILFVGIILFFFHRYQLSMQEAYKEGQFPVIDLRKQPLTSSQVKSGKYFTIVAVLFFVQSMFGALLAHYYVEPDSFFGIKWIHDLLPFNIAKGYHLQLAIFWIATSWLGMGVFIAPLVGGHEPKKQGLLVDILFWALVVLVGGSMIGQWLGVNGYLGNSWFLLGHQGWEYIELGRIWQIILVVGMSIWLFIVFRGIKSGLKRESDKGGLIHLLFYSAIAVPFFYIFAFFMKPDTNFTMADYWRWWIIHLWVEGIFEVFAVVVIGFLLVQMKLVTKNSTVRALYFQFTILLGSGVIGIGHHYYYNGSAEIWIALGAVFSALEVIPLTLLILEAYEQYKMMRDGGVNFPYKSTFWFLISTAIWNLVGAGVLGFLINLPAVSYFEHGQFLTPTHGHGAMMGVYGMFGIAVLLYSLRNIVKPEAWNDKWLKFACWMLNIGLAGMIVVTLLPIGILQMKEAFEHGYWASRSPAFLQQDLVQNLLTLRAVPDTIFLIGVIVIMVFSVKSLFHLRKPTHGEKEALPVVDLTKEE; encoded by the coding sequence ATGGAAGTGAACCCATCAGTCCGTCCGTCTTTACGTCCCGAACGGCGGACACAAAATAGTTTCCTTAAATCAATATTAGTTTTTACGATTTTAATCAGCTTTACCGTCCTGCTTGTCGGCGGATACTGGATTTTTAAAGAAATGGCGCCGCGGCCGAAAGAAGTGCGGAGCGAAAGCGGCAAAGTGTTGATGACAAAAGAAACGATTATCGGCGGACAGGCCGTATTTCAAAAGTATGGCTTGATGGATTACGGTACCGTACTTGGGCATGGATCTTACATGGGTCCAGATTATACAGCAGAGGCATTGAAGATTTACACAGAAGGAATGCAAGAGTATAAAGCAAAAGAACTTTATGATAAACCGTTCTCGCAACTATCCAAAGATGAAAAAACGATCATTCGTAATAAAGTAATTAAAGAAATGCGGAAAAACCGCTACAATCCGGTTACTGATGTGCTTGTGCTAACCGATGCGCAAGTGTATGGACTCGAAAAAGTCCGCGATTATTATCGCGATGTATTCACCAACGGTGACGGCTGGGGCTTGCAAAAAGGGCTAATTAAAGAATCAGATATGCCGAAAACACATCGCGCCTGGGTAGCGGACAGCGACCAAATTCGGCAAATTGCTGATTTCTTCTTCTGGACAGCTTGGTTATCAAGCACTCCAAGAATTGGGGACCACATTACGTACACAAACAACTGGCCATATTATGAAGATGCAGGAAATACGATGTCGTTTTCCGCCATGTGGTGGAGCGGAGCAAGCGTGACCATCTTAATTTTATTTGTCGGGATTATTTTGTTCTTCTTCCATCGCTATCAATTGAGCATGCAGGAAGCATATAAAGAAGGACAATTCCCGGTTATCGATTTGCGTAAGCAGCCATTGACTTCTTCGCAAGTGAAATCAGGAAAATACTTTACGATTGTTGCTGTGCTGTTTTTCGTTCAATCGATGTTTGGTGCGTTACTTGCCCATTATTATGTAGAGCCAGACAGCTTTTTCGGCATCAAATGGATTCATGATTTATTGCCGTTTAACATTGCGAAAGGCTACCATTTACAATTAGCGATTTTCTGGATTGCGACATCATGGCTAGGCATGGGGGTTTTTATCGCACCGCTGGTCGGCGGGCATGAGCCGAAAAAACAAGGGCTTCTCGTTGATATTTTGTTCTGGGCGCTTGTTGTTCTTGTCGGCGGCAGCATGATCGGTCAATGGCTCGGAGTAAACGGATATTTAGGAAACAGCTGGTTCTTGCTTGGTCATCAAGGATGGGAATACATTGAGCTTGGCCGCATTTGGCAAATTATATTAGTAGTAGGCATGTCTATTTGGTTATTTATCGTCTTCCGTGGTATTAAGAGCGGATTGAAACGGGAGAGCGATAAAGGCGGATTGATTCACTTATTGTTCTACTCGGCGATTGCGGTGCCGTTCTTTTACATCTTTGCGTTCTTTATGAAGCCGGACACGAACTTTACGATGGCCGATTACTGGCGCTGGTGGATTATCCACTTGTGGGTAGAAGGAATTTTTGAAGTGTTTGCGGTTGTTGTGATCGGCTTTTTGTTGGTGCAAATGAAACTTGTCACAAAAAACTCTACAGTAAGAGCGTTATATTTCCAATTTACGATCTTGCTTGGCAGCGGGGTTATTGGCATCGGTCACCACTATTATTACAACGGTTCGGCGGAAATATGGATCGCACTTGGTGCCGTCTTCTCGGCGCTCGAAGTCATTCCGCTTACATTGCTTATTTTAGAAGCATATGAGCAATACAAAATGATGCGCGACGGCGGCGTCAACTTCCCTTATAAGTCGACGTTTTGGTTTTTGATTTCTACAGCGATCTGGAACTTAGTCGGTGCCGGTGTGCTTGGGTTTCTTATCAACTTGCCAGCCGTAAGTTATTTCGAACACGGACAATTTTTAACGCCGACTCACGGCCATGGGGCGATGATGGGTGTTTACGGAATGTTCGGTATTGCCGTGCTGCTTTATTCATTGCGTAACATCGTGAAACCGGAAGCATGGAATGATAAATGGTTAAAATTCGCATGCTGGATGCTCAATATCGGGCTTGCAGGAATGATTGTAGTGACGCTGTTGCCAATCGGTATTCTGCAAATGAAAGAAGCGTTTGAACATGGCTATTGGGCATCGCGTTCTCCAGCGTTTTTACAACAGGATCTTGTACAAAACTTGCTTACGCTCCGTGCTGTTCCAGATACGATTTTCTTAATTGGTGTCATTGTGATTATGGTATTCAGCGTCAAATCGCTATTCCATTTGCGTAAACCGACACACGGTGAGAAAGAAGCGCTTCCGGTTGTCGATCTAACCAAAGAAGAATAA
- a CDS encoding DUF2249 domain-containing protein — protein MSQFAAKIHAPDYEPRERHPAIFRLFDSLKPGEVMELTNDHDPRPLHYQFMMERPEQFTWEYLEEGPEIWRVAIGKK, from the coding sequence ATGAGTCAATTTGCTGCAAAAATTCATGCGCCTGATTATGAACCGCGCGAAAGACATCCTGCGATCTTTCGCTTATTTGATAGCTTGAAACCAGGTGAAGTAATGGAATTAACAAATGATCATGATCCGCGTCCGCTACATTATCAGTTTATGATGGAGCGTCCAGAACAGTTCACTTGGGAGTACTTAGAAGAAGGACCGGAAATTTGGCGAGTCGCAATCGGTAAAAAATAA
- a CDS encoding molybdenum cofactor guanylyltransferase, producing MKGMTGVVLAGGQSRRFGSPKAFAKFNGKYFFEIAVETLRTVTEDIYIVSHPSLVDCFRQKTVEKVIMDDERYRGQGPLAGIYTVMKESEAEWIFVLPCDMPYMRPEVAIKLAKYANEKLDAIICAHFGRIQPLVGMYHRRTIEQIEKLLQAKDNRMRSLLHRCHVRYVTEQDFWEDEIVFRNVNAPNEFDDIVT from the coding sequence GTGAAAGGAATGACAGGAGTTGTTCTTGCCGGGGGTCAGTCGCGGCGTTTTGGCAGCCCGAAAGCGTTTGCCAAGTTTAACGGAAAATATTTTTTTGAAATTGCTGTAGAAACGTTACGCACAGTGACAGAGGATATTTATATTGTTAGTCATCCTTCACTAGTAGACTGTTTTCGACAAAAGACAGTGGAAAAAGTGATCATGGACGATGAACGATATCGTGGTCAAGGACCGCTGGCGGGAATTTATACAGTCATGAAAGAAAGCGAAGCGGAATGGATATTTGTGCTTCCGTGCGATATGCCGTATATGCGGCCGGAAGTAGCGATAAAACTTGCTAAATATGCGAACGAGAAGTTGGATGCGATTATATGCGCGCATTTCGGTCGAATTCAGCCGTTAGTTGGTATGTATCATCGACGAACAATCGAGCAAATCGAAAAGTTGCTGCAAGCAAAGGATAACCGGATGAGATCGTTGCTTCATCGTTGTCATGTTCGCTATGTGACCGAGCAAGATTTTTGGGAAGATGAGATTGTCTTTCGCAATGTAAACGCGCCGAATGAGTTTGACGATATTGTGACATAA
- a CDS encoding TIGR04053 family radical SAM/SPASM domain-containing protein, which translates to MRDFNENPFIVIWELTRACQLKCLHCRAEAQYHRDPRELTFEEGKKLIDDIYEMDQPLLVFTGGDPLMRPDVYDLAKYAIDKGLHVSMTPSATPNVTKEAIRKAKEVGLSRWAFSLDGPNAEIHDHFRGTPGSFDLTIKAIEYLHELDIPVQINTVISRYNVHALDEMVELVEKLKCVLWSVFFLVPTGRGKDSDMISPVEHEKVFRWLYETSKRVPFDIKTTAGQHYRRVVLQSKMREKQITGAGINYEDVLMKGMTGQVDGLGRAPKGVNDGNGFVFISHIGDVYPSGLLPVKAGNVRETPLAEIYRHSPIFQDLRNPDKYKGKCGVCEFRYVCGGSRSRAYAVTGDYLESEPYCVYIPKALRQKDKRLS; encoded by the coding sequence GTGAGGGACTTTAACGAAAATCCGTTTATTGTGATTTGGGAATTAACGAGAGCGTGTCAGTTAAAATGTCTTCATTGTCGGGCGGAAGCGCAATACCATCGCGATCCGCGCGAATTGACATTCGAAGAAGGGAAAAAGTTAATTGATGATATATATGAGATGGACCAGCCGCTTCTCGTGTTTACTGGCGGAGATCCGCTCATGCGTCCGGATGTATATGATCTTGCCAAATATGCGATTGACAAAGGCCTTCACGTTTCAATGACGCCGAGCGCGACGCCGAACGTGACAAAAGAAGCGATTCGGAAAGCGAAGGAAGTTGGTCTTTCCCGTTGGGCATTTAGTTTGGACGGGCCAAACGCGGAAATTCATGATCATTTCCGCGGAACACCTGGTTCCTTCGATTTGACGATCAAAGCGATTGAATATTTGCATGAGCTTGATATCCCGGTGCAAATTAACACCGTTATTTCTCGTTACAATGTTCATGCTCTTGATGAAATGGTAGAGTTGGTTGAAAAACTAAAATGTGTGCTTTGGAGCGTCTTTTTCCTTGTGCCGACAGGACGCGGAAAAGATTCGGACATGATTTCGCCGGTAGAGCATGAAAAAGTGTTTCGCTGGCTTTATGAAACGAGCAAGCGTGTCCCGTTTGACATAAAAACAACGGCAGGGCAGCATTACCGCCGTGTCGTGTTGCAATCGAAAATGCGGGAAAAACAAATCACCGGCGCTGGAATTAACTATGAAGATGTGTTGATGAAAGGAATGACCGGACAAGTCGACGGCCTTGGCCGTGCGCCAAAAGGAGTTAACGACGGCAACGGATTTGTTTTTATTTCTCATATTGGTGATGTCTATCCGAGCGGACTGCTTCCGGTAAAAGCCGGAAACGTCCGTGAAACGCCGCTCGCGGAAATTTACCGGCATTCGCCGATTTTCCAAGACTTGCGTAACCCTGATAAATATAAAGGAAAATGCGGCGTATGCGAATTCCGCTACGTTTGCGGCGGCTCGCGTTCGCGGGCGTATGCTGTTACCGGCGATTACTTAGAAAGTGAACCGTATTGCGTATACATTCCAAAAGCATTGCGGCAAAAAGACAAGCGTTTATCTTAA